The following are from one region of the Silene latifolia isolate original U9 population chromosome 9, ASM4854445v1, whole genome shotgun sequence genome:
- the LOC141598977 gene encoding vacuolar-sorting protein BRO1-like isoform X5, with amino-acid sequence MASSTSSTSPLTQNIMLAIHEKKTTAIDLHRPLRQYILHHYSQLHAADVDDDLAAVNNLRAAATTTAISDAPPSKRDALIAYLKALRLLETRFPISSDKNHVNSVQFTWFDAFKPKIKSAQVNVDLEKAAVLFNLGAVLSQLGLGFDRGSVEGRKSAVHCFALAAGVFGYLRNNVAVKAAGDAGGTVDVSVECCGMLKSLMLAQAQECYFETTIARGSSPGVCSKISQQVGIYYEEALAALNVAPLNQHFDKTWIAHVQLKASLFSAEACFRYSLELHEKEEIAQEIARLKSGISVLSGVKKSAKGAPAQLLDAVNKLEVSLNRNLERAVKENDRVYLQRVPPASSLPPLAAHSMVKPLPLDEILDASKEKMFSSLVPDGSTKSLSKYTEMVDDVIRTQAEKLQQGSELARVRLKEMDLPESLLSLEGNLSIPDNLKEDVEAVQISGGPAGLEAELHQLRDLRRVNHELLVQTEELLQKEAQEDAQFRSQMGTRCTRPQSSTLTENLQDRLNRFKKNLKQAGDSDARIERSIRDHSALMSILDRRPIEAALPTLAKPIMSLDANEDAVVGTLKMSLRQLETLGIQRAGLEDMLKEMKRKDDILPKLMTFTGSYDTIFKKEISKYDHICTEIAQNLEVQEWLLIEIQAQNDRFASLFNLEDYKASRERCFKQIEAAVAKYREIKDNINEGLKFYVTNPSVRILVLTQDAMTKVKQQCSVFVMNRSIECRDNIEGLQGKVSGLSLQDRNNTSNQSYLPRTMSSDAGNTTQASVPPPSYYQPPQNPSTTGHGAPPYGSSHQPHQPPYQPPPAGGAPYTPLQPSQHHQQPPPASHNYGQPAHPSWQNSQQPGSFPRPPYTIPGSYPHQIGYYRPQ; translated from the exons ATGGCGTCTTCCACGTCATCAACATCGCCATTAACGCAAAACATAATGCTCGCAATTCACGAGAAAAAAACCACCGCCATCGACCTCCACCGTCCTCTCCGTCAATACATCCTCCACCATTACTCCCAACTCCACGCCGCCGACGTCGATGACGACCTCGCCGCCGTCAATAACCTACGCGCTGCCGCCACAACCACTGCCATCTCCGACGCGCCACCGTCCAAGCGCGACGCGCTCATCGCATACCTCAAAGCGCTCCGCCTCCTGGAAACGCGGTTTCCAATCTCCTCTGACAAGAATCACGTGAATTCCGTGCAATTCACATGGTTCGACGCGTTTAAGCCGAAGATTAAGTCGGCGCAGGTGAATGTGGACCTTGAGAAGGCGGCAGTGTTGTTTAATTTAGGTGCGGTGCTTAGTcagttagggttagggtttgatcGAGGGAGTGTGGAAGGGAGGAAAAGTGCGGTGCATTGTTTTGCCTTGGCGGCCGGAGTTTTTGGTTATCTGAGGAATAATGTGGCGGTTAAGGCTGCTGGTGATGCTGGTGGTACTGTTGATGTTTCAGTTGAGTGTTGTGGAATGTTGAAGAGCTTGATGCTTGCTCAGGCGCAAGAATGTTATTTCGAGACGACTATTGCTCGTGGAAGTAGTCCTGGTGTTTGTTCTAAGATTTCTCAGCAG GTTGGGATATACTATGAGGAGGCTTTAGCAGCATTGAATGTTGCCCCGCTTAATCAGCACTTCGACAAGACTTGGATCGCACATGTGCAGTTGAAAGCCTCTCTGTTTTCTGCTGAAGCATGCTTTAGGTACAGTTTAGAGCTTCACGAGAAAGAGGAGATAGCCCAGGAAATCGCAAGATTGAAGAGTGGGATTAGTGTTTTGTCTGGAGTAAAGAAATCAGCAAAAGGAGCTCCCGCACAGCTTTTAGATGCCGTCAATAAGCTGGAGGTGAGTCTTAATCGGAACCTAGAGAGGGCAGTGAAGGAAAATGACAGAGTTTACCTCCAAAGGGTTCCACCAGCTAGTTCGTTACCTCCTCTAGCCGCACACTCCATGGTGAAACCTTTGCCCCTGGACGAGATTTTGGATGCTAGCAAAGAGAAAATGTTTTCTTCTCTTGTTCCCGACGGCAGTACAAAATCACTGTCCAAATATACTGAGATGGTCGATGATGTTATCAGAACACAAGCTGAGAAGTTACAGCAGGGGAGCGAGCTAGCTAGAGTGAGGCTGAAGGAAATGGACTTGCCTGAATCTCTCCTTTCTCTAGAAGGAAATTTGTCAATTCCCGACAATCTTAAAGAAGACGTGGAAGCAGTTCAGATTAGTGGTGGCCCAGCTGGGTTGGAAGCTGAGCTACATCAGCTTAGGGATCTTAGGAGGGTGAATCATGAATTATTGGTGCAGACAGAGGAACTTTTGCAGAAAGAGGCTCAAGAAGACGCCCAATTTAGGAGCCAAATGGGAACTCGGTGTACTAGACCTCAATCCAGTACACTAACAGAAAATCTGCAAGATAGGCTGAACAGATTCAAAAAAAACTTAAAGCAAGCTGGAGATAGTGATGCCAGAATTGAGCGTTCTATTAGGGATCATTCTGCTTTAATGTCCATCCTTGATCGGCGTCCA ATTGAGGCTGCCCTTCCTACCCTTGCAAAGCCAATCATGTCTTTGGATGCTAATGAAGATGCTGTAGTTGGTACTTTGAAAATGAGCCTG AGGCAATTGGAAACTCTGGGCATACAAAGGGCTGGTCTTGAAGACATgctcaaagaaatgaaaaggaaG GATGACATACTTCCAAAGCTGATGACATTCACGGGATCTTATGACACAATCTTTAAGAAGGAAATATCCAAGTATGACCACATATGTACAGAGATTGCTCAAAATCTTGAGGTACAAGAGTGGCTGTTGATCGAAATCCAG GCTCAGAATGATCGGTTTGCTTCTTTATTTAATCTTGAAGATTACAAAG CTTCTCGAGAAAGGTGTTTTAAGCAGATAGAAGCTGCTGTAGCAAAGTATCGAGAAATTAAGGACAACATAAACGAGGGACTGAAGTTCTATGTAACCAACCCTTCAG TTCGTATTTTGGTGCTAACACAGGATGCAATGACAAAAGTAAAGCAACAATGTAGTGTCTTTGTGATGAACAGAAGTATTGAATGCCGAGACAATATTGAAGGTCTACAGGGAAAAGTATCAGGTCTCAGCTTGCAGGACCGAAACAACACCAGTAACCAAAGCTACCTTCCGAGAACAATGTCGTCAGATGCAGGAAACACCACCCAAGCATCAGTGCCACCTCCGTCTTATTATCAGCCACCACAGAATCCATCCACGACTGGACATGGGGCCCCTCCTTATGGTTCCTCACATCAACCACATCAGCCACCGTACCAGCCTCCACCTGCAGGTGGTGCTCCTTACACTCCTCTGCAACCATCGCAGCACCATCAGCAGCCACCACCTGCCAGCCATAACTATGGTCAGCCTGCCCATCCCAGTTGGCAAAACAGCCAACAGCCTGGATCTTTCCCGAGACCACCGTACACTATTCCGGGCTCTTACCCTCATCAAATTGGTTACTATAGGCCGCAATAG
- the LOC141598977 gene encoding vacuolar-sorting protein BRO1-like isoform X1: MASSTSSTSPLTQNIMLAIHEKKTTAIDLHRPLRQYILHHYSQLHAADVDDDLAAVNNLRAAATTTAISDAPPSKRDALIAYLKALRLLETRFPISSDKNHVNSVQFTWFDAFKPKIKSAQVNVDLEKAAVLFNLGAVLSQLGLGFDRGSVEGRKSAVHCFALAAGVFGYLRNNVAVKAAGDAGGTVDVSVECCGMLKSLMLAQAQECYFETTIARGSSPGVCSKISQQVGIYYEEALAALNVAPLNQHFDKTWIAHVQLKASLFSAEACFRYSLELHEKEEIAQEIARLKSGISVLSGVKKSAKGAPAQLLDAVNKLEVSLNRNLERAVKENDRVYLQRVPPASSLPPLAAHSMVKPLPLDEILDASKEKMFSSLVPDGSTKSLSKYTEMVDDVIRTQAEKLQQGSELARVRLKEMDLPESLLSLEGNLSIPDNLKEDVEAVQISGGPAGLEAELHQLRDLRRVNHELLVQTEELLQKEAQEDAQFRSQMGTRCTRPQSSTLTENLQDRLNRFKKNLKQAGDSDARIERSIRDHSALMSILDRRPIEAALPTLAKPIMSLDANEDAVVGTLKMSLRQLETLGIQRAGLEDMLKEMKRKDDILPKLMTFTGSYDTIFKKEISKYDHICTEIAQNLEVQEWLLIEIQAQNDRFASLFNLEDYKASRERCFKQIEAAVAKYREIKDNINEGLKFYVTNPSEVLNAETILKVYREKYQVSACRTETTPVTKATFREQCRQMQETPPKHQCHLRLIISHHRIHPRLDMGPLLMVPHINHISHRTSLHLQVVLLTLLCNHRSTISSHHLPAITMVSLPIPVGKTANSLDLSRDHRTLFRALTLIKLVTIGRNSHLSPFFFFFFFFFFFFFFSFLF; encoded by the exons ATGGCGTCTTCCACGTCATCAACATCGCCATTAACGCAAAACATAATGCTCGCAATTCACGAGAAAAAAACCACCGCCATCGACCTCCACCGTCCTCTCCGTCAATACATCCTCCACCATTACTCCCAACTCCACGCCGCCGACGTCGATGACGACCTCGCCGCCGTCAATAACCTACGCGCTGCCGCCACAACCACTGCCATCTCCGACGCGCCACCGTCCAAGCGCGACGCGCTCATCGCATACCTCAAAGCGCTCCGCCTCCTGGAAACGCGGTTTCCAATCTCCTCTGACAAGAATCACGTGAATTCCGTGCAATTCACATGGTTCGACGCGTTTAAGCCGAAGATTAAGTCGGCGCAGGTGAATGTGGACCTTGAGAAGGCGGCAGTGTTGTTTAATTTAGGTGCGGTGCTTAGTcagttagggttagggtttgatcGAGGGAGTGTGGAAGGGAGGAAAAGTGCGGTGCATTGTTTTGCCTTGGCGGCCGGAGTTTTTGGTTATCTGAGGAATAATGTGGCGGTTAAGGCTGCTGGTGATGCTGGTGGTACTGTTGATGTTTCAGTTGAGTGTTGTGGAATGTTGAAGAGCTTGATGCTTGCTCAGGCGCAAGAATGTTATTTCGAGACGACTATTGCTCGTGGAAGTAGTCCTGGTGTTTGTTCTAAGATTTCTCAGCAG GTTGGGATATACTATGAGGAGGCTTTAGCAGCATTGAATGTTGCCCCGCTTAATCAGCACTTCGACAAGACTTGGATCGCACATGTGCAGTTGAAAGCCTCTCTGTTTTCTGCTGAAGCATGCTTTAGGTACAGTTTAGAGCTTCACGAGAAAGAGGAGATAGCCCAGGAAATCGCAAGATTGAAGAGTGGGATTAGTGTTTTGTCTGGAGTAAAGAAATCAGCAAAAGGAGCTCCCGCACAGCTTTTAGATGCCGTCAATAAGCTGGAGGTGAGTCTTAATCGGAACCTAGAGAGGGCAGTGAAGGAAAATGACAGAGTTTACCTCCAAAGGGTTCCACCAGCTAGTTCGTTACCTCCTCTAGCCGCACACTCCATGGTGAAACCTTTGCCCCTGGACGAGATTTTGGATGCTAGCAAAGAGAAAATGTTTTCTTCTCTTGTTCCCGACGGCAGTACAAAATCACTGTCCAAATATACTGAGATGGTCGATGATGTTATCAGAACACAAGCTGAGAAGTTACAGCAGGGGAGCGAGCTAGCTAGAGTGAGGCTGAAGGAAATGGACTTGCCTGAATCTCTCCTTTCTCTAGAAGGAAATTTGTCAATTCCCGACAATCTTAAAGAAGACGTGGAAGCAGTTCAGATTAGTGGTGGCCCAGCTGGGTTGGAAGCTGAGCTACATCAGCTTAGGGATCTTAGGAGGGTGAATCATGAATTATTGGTGCAGACAGAGGAACTTTTGCAGAAAGAGGCTCAAGAAGACGCCCAATTTAGGAGCCAAATGGGAACTCGGTGTACTAGACCTCAATCCAGTACACTAACAGAAAATCTGCAAGATAGGCTGAACAGATTCAAAAAAAACTTAAAGCAAGCTGGAGATAGTGATGCCAGAATTGAGCGTTCTATTAGGGATCATTCTGCTTTAATGTCCATCCTTGATCGGCGTCCA ATTGAGGCTGCCCTTCCTACCCTTGCAAAGCCAATCATGTCTTTGGATGCTAATGAAGATGCTGTAGTTGGTACTTTGAAAATGAGCCTG AGGCAATTGGAAACTCTGGGCATACAAAGGGCTGGTCTTGAAGACATgctcaaagaaatgaaaaggaaG GATGACATACTTCCAAAGCTGATGACATTCACGGGATCTTATGACACAATCTTTAAGAAGGAAATATCCAAGTATGACCACATATGTACAGAGATTGCTCAAAATCTTGAGGTACAAGAGTGGCTGTTGATCGAAATCCAG GCTCAGAATGATCGGTTTGCTTCTTTATTTAATCTTGAAGATTACAAAG CTTCTCGAGAAAGGTGTTTTAAGCAGATAGAAGCTGCTGTAGCAAAGTATCGAGAAATTAAGGACAACATAAACGAGGGACTGAAGTTCTATGTAACCAACCCTTCAG AAGTATTGAATGCCGAGACAATATTGAAGGTCTACAGGGAAAAGTATCAGGTCTCAGCTTGCAGGACCGAAACAACACCAGTAACCAAAGCTACCTTCCGAGAACAATGTCGTCAGATGCAGGAAACACCACCCAAGCATCAGTGCCACCTCCGTCTTATTATCAGCCACCACAGAATCCATCCACGACTGGACATGGGGCCCCTCCTTATGGTTCCTCACATCAACCACATCAGCCACCGTACCAGCCTCCACCTGCAGGTGGTGCTCCTTACACTCCTCTGCAACCATCGCAGCACCATCAGCAGCCACCACCTGCCAGCCATAACTATGGTCAGCCTGCCCATCCCAGTTGGCAAAACAGCCAACAGCCTGGATCTTTCCCGAGACCACCGTACACTATTCCGGGCTCTTACCCTCATCAAATTGGTTACTATAGGCCGCAATAGTCAtctatctccttttttttttttttttttttttttttttttttttttttttttttcttttcttttttaa
- the LOC141598977 gene encoding vacuolar-sorting protein BRO1-like isoform X3 codes for MASSTSSTSPLTQNIMLAIHEKKTTAIDLHRPLRQYILHHYSQLHAADVDDDLAAVNNLRAAATTTAISDAPPSKRDALIAYLKALRLLETRFPISSDKNHVNSVQFTWFDAFKPKIKSAQVNVDLEKAAVLFNLGAVLSQLGLGFDRGSVEGRKSAVHCFALAAGVFGYLRNNVAVKAAGDAGGTVDVSVECCGMLKSLMLAQAQECYFETTIARGSSPGVCSKISQQVGIYYEEALAALNVAPLNQHFDKTWIAHVQLKASLFSAEACFRYSLELHEKEEIAQEIARLKSGISVLSGVKKSAKGAPAQLLDAVNKLEVSLNRNLERAVKENDRVYLQRVPPASSLPPLAAHSMVKPLPLDEILDASKEKMFSSLVPDGSTKSLSKYTEMVDDVIRTQAEKLQQGSELARVRLKEMDLPESLLSLEGNLSIPDNLKEDVEAVQISGGPAGLEAELHQLRDLRRVNHELLVQTEELLQKEAQEDAQFRSQMGTRCTRPQSSTLTENLQDRLNRFKKNLKQAGDSDARIERSIRDHSALMSILDRRPIEAALPTLAKPIMSLDANEDAVVGTLKMSLRQLETLGIQRAGLEDMLKEMKRKDDILPKLMTFTGSYDTIFKKEISKYDHICTEIAQNLEVQEWLLIEIQAQNDRFASLFNLEDYKASRERCFKQIEAAVAKYREIKDNINEGLKFYVTNPSGCNDKSKATM; via the exons ATGGCGTCTTCCACGTCATCAACATCGCCATTAACGCAAAACATAATGCTCGCAATTCACGAGAAAAAAACCACCGCCATCGACCTCCACCGTCCTCTCCGTCAATACATCCTCCACCATTACTCCCAACTCCACGCCGCCGACGTCGATGACGACCTCGCCGCCGTCAATAACCTACGCGCTGCCGCCACAACCACTGCCATCTCCGACGCGCCACCGTCCAAGCGCGACGCGCTCATCGCATACCTCAAAGCGCTCCGCCTCCTGGAAACGCGGTTTCCAATCTCCTCTGACAAGAATCACGTGAATTCCGTGCAATTCACATGGTTCGACGCGTTTAAGCCGAAGATTAAGTCGGCGCAGGTGAATGTGGACCTTGAGAAGGCGGCAGTGTTGTTTAATTTAGGTGCGGTGCTTAGTcagttagggttagggtttgatcGAGGGAGTGTGGAAGGGAGGAAAAGTGCGGTGCATTGTTTTGCCTTGGCGGCCGGAGTTTTTGGTTATCTGAGGAATAATGTGGCGGTTAAGGCTGCTGGTGATGCTGGTGGTACTGTTGATGTTTCAGTTGAGTGTTGTGGAATGTTGAAGAGCTTGATGCTTGCTCAGGCGCAAGAATGTTATTTCGAGACGACTATTGCTCGTGGAAGTAGTCCTGGTGTTTGTTCTAAGATTTCTCAGCAG GTTGGGATATACTATGAGGAGGCTTTAGCAGCATTGAATGTTGCCCCGCTTAATCAGCACTTCGACAAGACTTGGATCGCACATGTGCAGTTGAAAGCCTCTCTGTTTTCTGCTGAAGCATGCTTTAGGTACAGTTTAGAGCTTCACGAGAAAGAGGAGATAGCCCAGGAAATCGCAAGATTGAAGAGTGGGATTAGTGTTTTGTCTGGAGTAAAGAAATCAGCAAAAGGAGCTCCCGCACAGCTTTTAGATGCCGTCAATAAGCTGGAGGTGAGTCTTAATCGGAACCTAGAGAGGGCAGTGAAGGAAAATGACAGAGTTTACCTCCAAAGGGTTCCACCAGCTAGTTCGTTACCTCCTCTAGCCGCACACTCCATGGTGAAACCTTTGCCCCTGGACGAGATTTTGGATGCTAGCAAAGAGAAAATGTTTTCTTCTCTTGTTCCCGACGGCAGTACAAAATCACTGTCCAAATATACTGAGATGGTCGATGATGTTATCAGAACACAAGCTGAGAAGTTACAGCAGGGGAGCGAGCTAGCTAGAGTGAGGCTGAAGGAAATGGACTTGCCTGAATCTCTCCTTTCTCTAGAAGGAAATTTGTCAATTCCCGACAATCTTAAAGAAGACGTGGAAGCAGTTCAGATTAGTGGTGGCCCAGCTGGGTTGGAAGCTGAGCTACATCAGCTTAGGGATCTTAGGAGGGTGAATCATGAATTATTGGTGCAGACAGAGGAACTTTTGCAGAAAGAGGCTCAAGAAGACGCCCAATTTAGGAGCCAAATGGGAACTCGGTGTACTAGACCTCAATCCAGTACACTAACAGAAAATCTGCAAGATAGGCTGAACAGATTCAAAAAAAACTTAAAGCAAGCTGGAGATAGTGATGCCAGAATTGAGCGTTCTATTAGGGATCATTCTGCTTTAATGTCCATCCTTGATCGGCGTCCA ATTGAGGCTGCCCTTCCTACCCTTGCAAAGCCAATCATGTCTTTGGATGCTAATGAAGATGCTGTAGTTGGTACTTTGAAAATGAGCCTG AGGCAATTGGAAACTCTGGGCATACAAAGGGCTGGTCTTGAAGACATgctcaaagaaatgaaaaggaaG GATGACATACTTCCAAAGCTGATGACATTCACGGGATCTTATGACACAATCTTTAAGAAGGAAATATCCAAGTATGACCACATATGTACAGAGATTGCTCAAAATCTTGAGGTACAAGAGTGGCTGTTGATCGAAATCCAG GCTCAGAATGATCGGTTTGCTTCTTTATTTAATCTTGAAGATTACAAAG CTTCTCGAGAAAGGTGTTTTAAGCAGATAGAAGCTGCTGTAGCAAAGTATCGAGAAATTAAGGACAACATAAACGAGGGACTGAAGTTCTATGTAACCAACCCTTCAG GATGCAATGACAAAAGTAAAGCAACAATGTAG
- the LOC141598977 gene encoding vacuolar-sorting protein BRO1-like isoform X2, with product MASSTSSTSPLTQNIMLAIHEKKTTAIDLHRPLRQYILHHYSQLHAADVDDDLAAVNNLRAAATTTAISDAPPSKRDALIAYLKALRLLETRFPISSDKNHVNSVQFTWFDAFKPKIKSAQVNVDLEKAAVLFNLGAVLSQLGLGFDRGSVEGRKSAVHCFALAAGVFGYLRNNVAVKAAGDAGGTVDVSVECCGMLKSLMLAQAQECYFETTIARGSSPGVCSKISQQVGIYYEEALAALNVAPLNQHFDKTWIAHVQLKASLFSAEACFRYSLELHEKEEIAQEIARLKSGISVLSGVKKSAKGAPAQLLDAVNKLEVSLNRNLERAVKENDRVYLQRVPPASSLPPLAAHSMVKPLPLDEILDASKEKMFSSLVPDGSTKSLSKYTEMVDDVIRTQAEKLQQGSELARVRLKEMDLPESLLSLEGNLSIPDNLKEDVEAVQISGGPAGLEAELHQLRDLRRVNHELLVQTEELLQKEAQEDAQFRSQMGTRCTRPQSSTLTENLQDRLNRFKKNLKQAGDSDARIERSIRDHSALMSILDRRPIEAALPTLAKPIMSLDANEDAVVGTLKMSLRQLETLGIQRAGLEDMLKEMKRKDDILPKLMTFTGSYDTIFKKEISKYDHICTEIAQNLEVQEWLLIEIQAQNDRFASLFNLEDYKASRERCFKQIEAAVAKYREIKDNINEGLKFYVTNPSGFSEPMGICVRSLVTWVILHYR from the exons ATGGCGTCTTCCACGTCATCAACATCGCCATTAACGCAAAACATAATGCTCGCAATTCACGAGAAAAAAACCACCGCCATCGACCTCCACCGTCCTCTCCGTCAATACATCCTCCACCATTACTCCCAACTCCACGCCGCCGACGTCGATGACGACCTCGCCGCCGTCAATAACCTACGCGCTGCCGCCACAACCACTGCCATCTCCGACGCGCCACCGTCCAAGCGCGACGCGCTCATCGCATACCTCAAAGCGCTCCGCCTCCTGGAAACGCGGTTTCCAATCTCCTCTGACAAGAATCACGTGAATTCCGTGCAATTCACATGGTTCGACGCGTTTAAGCCGAAGATTAAGTCGGCGCAGGTGAATGTGGACCTTGAGAAGGCGGCAGTGTTGTTTAATTTAGGTGCGGTGCTTAGTcagttagggttagggtttgatcGAGGGAGTGTGGAAGGGAGGAAAAGTGCGGTGCATTGTTTTGCCTTGGCGGCCGGAGTTTTTGGTTATCTGAGGAATAATGTGGCGGTTAAGGCTGCTGGTGATGCTGGTGGTACTGTTGATGTTTCAGTTGAGTGTTGTGGAATGTTGAAGAGCTTGATGCTTGCTCAGGCGCAAGAATGTTATTTCGAGACGACTATTGCTCGTGGAAGTAGTCCTGGTGTTTGTTCTAAGATTTCTCAGCAG GTTGGGATATACTATGAGGAGGCTTTAGCAGCATTGAATGTTGCCCCGCTTAATCAGCACTTCGACAAGACTTGGATCGCACATGTGCAGTTGAAAGCCTCTCTGTTTTCTGCTGAAGCATGCTTTAGGTACAGTTTAGAGCTTCACGAGAAAGAGGAGATAGCCCAGGAAATCGCAAGATTGAAGAGTGGGATTAGTGTTTTGTCTGGAGTAAAGAAATCAGCAAAAGGAGCTCCCGCACAGCTTTTAGATGCCGTCAATAAGCTGGAGGTGAGTCTTAATCGGAACCTAGAGAGGGCAGTGAAGGAAAATGACAGAGTTTACCTCCAAAGGGTTCCACCAGCTAGTTCGTTACCTCCTCTAGCCGCACACTCCATGGTGAAACCTTTGCCCCTGGACGAGATTTTGGATGCTAGCAAAGAGAAAATGTTTTCTTCTCTTGTTCCCGACGGCAGTACAAAATCACTGTCCAAATATACTGAGATGGTCGATGATGTTATCAGAACACAAGCTGAGAAGTTACAGCAGGGGAGCGAGCTAGCTAGAGTGAGGCTGAAGGAAATGGACTTGCCTGAATCTCTCCTTTCTCTAGAAGGAAATTTGTCAATTCCCGACAATCTTAAAGAAGACGTGGAAGCAGTTCAGATTAGTGGTGGCCCAGCTGGGTTGGAAGCTGAGCTACATCAGCTTAGGGATCTTAGGAGGGTGAATCATGAATTATTGGTGCAGACAGAGGAACTTTTGCAGAAAGAGGCTCAAGAAGACGCCCAATTTAGGAGCCAAATGGGAACTCGGTGTACTAGACCTCAATCCAGTACACTAACAGAAAATCTGCAAGATAGGCTGAACAGATTCAAAAAAAACTTAAAGCAAGCTGGAGATAGTGATGCCAGAATTGAGCGTTCTATTAGGGATCATTCTGCTTTAATGTCCATCCTTGATCGGCGTCCA ATTGAGGCTGCCCTTCCTACCCTTGCAAAGCCAATCATGTCTTTGGATGCTAATGAAGATGCTGTAGTTGGTACTTTGAAAATGAGCCTG AGGCAATTGGAAACTCTGGGCATACAAAGGGCTGGTCTTGAAGACATgctcaaagaaatgaaaaggaaG GATGACATACTTCCAAAGCTGATGACATTCACGGGATCTTATGACACAATCTTTAAGAAGGAAATATCCAAGTATGACCACATATGTACAGAGATTGCTCAAAATCTTGAGGTACAAGAGTGGCTGTTGATCGAAATCCAG GCTCAGAATGATCGGTTTGCTTCTTTATTTAATCTTGAAGATTACAAAG CTTCTCGAGAAAGGTGTTTTAAGCAGATAGAAGCTGCTGTAGCAAAGTATCGAGAAATTAAGGACAACATAAACGAGGGACTGAAGTTCTATGTAACCAACCCTTCAG GTTTTAGTGAGCCAATGGGTATATGTGTAAGGTCTTTAGTTACGTGGGTGATCTTGCATTATCGGTAA